From a single Lewinella sp. LCG006 genomic region:
- the thrA gene encoding bifunctional aspartate kinase/homoserine dehydrogenase I codes for MKVLKFGGSSVAKPERIRNIVDILKSYYAEGEHFTVVFSAFGGVTDMLIQMSELAASGKETYQDLFEEFSDRHSKAVAELLSEAYQKEVLPQLDRNHEVLRNLLHGIFLVREASPRTMDYVLSFGERNAAFIISFVLQQAGIKSAYLDARKIIKTDKKFNSAKVDFELTYQKIRDYYAEHPEVQIVTGFIASAKGGLTTTLGRGGSDYTASLIAAGLDAKVIEIWTDVDGVLTADPRKVKKAFTIKNMTYAEAMEMSHFGAKVIYPPTLQPALHKQIPLYIKNTFNPTFRGTYISNQSDPEGAPVKGISSVSQIALLTLSGSGLFGVPGIAARLFGALAQASINVILITQGSSEHSISFAVEPQAARKARRQVEAAFQYELDRKIVDPVKIEEDLSVVAIIGENMRYRTGISGRLFQALGKNGINIIAIAQGSSELNISVVIPQSDETKALNALHEAFFLSGTQELHLFMVGVGLIGSTLLKQLKAQNAFLKEKRSLEIKVVGLANTKKMIFAKEGIDLDNWQATLAESETTSDLPIFIARMKEMNLTNSIFIDNTANEKIASYYESILEHSISISTPNKIATSSSFLQYQRLKTIANKRGVTFRYETNVGAGLPVISTLNDLIGSGDEILQIQGVLSGSLSYIFNHFTGDQPFSKIVEEAKALGYTEPDPRTDLSGMDVRRKILILAREAGWPLEQEDVKVNSILPPAVEAAPSVDEFFTELAANNDYFENLRATAEADGKVLRMIASLDESGKARIALEAVGTDSPFYFLSGSDNMIVFVTARYQDRPLVVRGPGAGAEVTAAGVFAEIISIGKFLF; via the coding sequence ATGAAAGTGCTGAAATTCGGTGGCTCTTCGGTAGCCAAGCCGGAAAGAATTCGTAATATTGTCGACATATTAAAATCATATTACGCTGAAGGAGAACACTTTACAGTTGTTTTCTCGGCTTTCGGCGGCGTTACTGATATGTTGATCCAGATGAGTGAACTTGCCGCAAGTGGCAAGGAAACCTACCAGGATCTTTTTGAAGAATTCAGCGATCGCCATTCCAAAGCGGTAGCGGAATTACTCAGTGAAGCGTACCAAAAAGAAGTCCTGCCTCAATTAGATCGCAACCACGAAGTTCTTAGAAATCTATTACACGGTATTTTTCTGGTACGAGAGGCTTCCCCTCGTACCATGGATTACGTACTTAGCTTTGGAGAAAGAAATGCTGCTTTTATTATTTCTTTCGTTTTGCAGCAAGCAGGTATCAAGAGTGCTTATCTCGATGCGCGAAAAATTATCAAGACGGACAAGAAGTTCAATTCTGCAAAAGTAGACTTTGAATTGACTTACCAAAAAATCCGTGACTATTACGCTGAGCATCCAGAGGTACAAATTGTCACAGGTTTCATTGCATCTGCGAAAGGGGGGCTTACGACAACCCTTGGCCGTGGTGGATCAGATTATACTGCTTCGCTCATTGCGGCAGGCCTTGATGCAAAAGTTATTGAGATTTGGACAGATGTAGATGGCGTACTTACTGCTGACCCCCGGAAAGTAAAAAAGGCGTTTACCATCAAAAACATGACCTACGCCGAGGCGATGGAAATGTCTCACTTTGGTGCTAAGGTGATCTACCCACCTACGCTACAGCCGGCTTTGCATAAGCAAATTCCGCTTTACATAAAGAATACGTTCAACCCTACTTTTAGGGGTACCTATATTTCTAACCAATCGGACCCCGAGGGCGCACCGGTAAAAGGAATTTCTTCGGTAAGCCAGATTGCTTTGCTGACCCTTTCGGGAAGTGGACTCTTTGGGGTGCCAGGTATTGCTGCTCGACTTTTTGGTGCCTTGGCGCAAGCCAGTATCAATGTCATTTTGATCACGCAGGGTTCTAGCGAGCATTCCATTAGTTTTGCGGTTGAGCCACAGGCGGCGCGGAAAGCTAGGCGGCAGGTAGAAGCAGCTTTCCAATATGAGCTGGATCGAAAAATTGTTGATCCGGTCAAAATTGAAGAAGACTTGTCGGTGGTTGCTATCATCGGTGAAAACATGCGATACCGCACCGGTATTTCAGGAAGGCTTTTCCAGGCATTGGGAAAAAATGGCATCAATATTATCGCCATCGCCCAGGGCTCGAGTGAATTAAACATCTCGGTAGTTATTCCTCAGAGTGACGAGACCAAAGCACTTAATGCGCTACACGAAGCCTTCTTCCTCAGCGGTACCCAAGAATTGCACTTATTCATGGTGGGCGTTGGGTTAATCGGTAGCACCCTACTCAAACAGCTCAAAGCTCAAAATGCTTTCTTGAAGGAAAAGCGATCGCTGGAAATAAAAGTGGTGGGTCTTGCCAATACCAAAAAAATGATCTTTGCCAAAGAGGGTATTGATCTTGACAATTGGCAAGCAACTTTAGCCGAAAGCGAAACGACCAGTGACCTGCCTATTTTCATCGCTCGTATGAAAGAGATGAATCTGACCAATAGTATCTTCATCGACAATACCGCGAATGAAAAAATAGCCAGTTATTACGAGTCTATTTTAGAGCATAGCATTTCTATCTCCACACCAAATAAAATAGCCACCTCATCATCCTTTCTCCAGTACCAGCGACTCAAGACCATTGCCAACAAACGTGGTGTTACCTTCCGGTACGAGACAAATGTGGGAGCAGGCCTTCCTGTAATTTCAACACTCAATGACTTGATCGGAAGTGGTGATGAAATTTTACAAATCCAGGGTGTGCTGTCAGGATCGCTTTCGTATATCTTTAATCATTTCACCGGTGACCAGCCCTTCAGTAAAATTGTTGAAGAGGCCAAAGCACTTGGCTATACCGAACCAGACCCTAGGACGGATTTGAGTGGCATGGATGTACGTCGCAAAATTTTAATCCTGGCGCGTGAAGCGGGGTGGCCTCTTGAACAGGAAGATGTGAAGGTTAATTCTATTTTGCCTCCTGCTGTCGAAGCTGCTCCAAGTGTGGATGAATTCTTTACCGAGCTGGCTGCGAATAATGATTATTTTGAAAACTTACGCGCAACAGCCGAAGCAGATGGCAAGGTACTCAGAATGATCGCCAGCCTTGACGAATCGGGTAAAGCTCGTATTGCACTGGAAGCCGTAGGAACCGACAGCCCTTTCTACTTCTTAAGTGGCAGTGACAATATGATTGTTTTTGTAACTGCTCGCTACCAAGATCGCCCCTTAGTAGTAAGAGGTCCCGGAGCAGGAGCAGAGGTAACAGCAGCAGGTGTTTTCGCAGAAATAATTTCTATTGGTAAATTTCTATTTTAG
- a CDS encoding M1 family metallopeptidase: MKFKILGISLLSLMIAACGAPKVVTMEEPLLEERQLDTLYVTAPPITEDEKDYELPVYNQSHTRTVDLLHTQLNLSFDWEKEEVIGKANLVLTPYFYPTQTVVLDAKGFTFNSIQLADGTALNYEYDDRNVAIQLPTVYTKNDTIRLVIDYIAQPRADGGSDAITSDKGLFFINPRGEEGDKPQQIWTQGETENNSRWFPTVDKPNERCTQEMYLTVEDRFLTLSNGLMLSSTKNNDGTRTDYWKMDQPHAPYLFMIAVGEFAKIEDAPYKGKPVNYYVEPKFAEHAKAIYPHTPAMLGFFSQITGVEYPWSKYSQVIVRDYVSGAMENTTGVIFGDFMQRTERELIDELINDKIVAHEMFHHWFGDYVTCESWANLTLNEGFANYSEYLWLEHQYGRDEADQHLLEEWEGYLSSTRQGIHPLIHYGYDDKEDMFDAHSYNKGGAILHMLRKAIGDEAFFAGFQRYLQDNAYSAVEVDELRMAFEDVTGEDLNWFFDQWYLNQGQPSLSIDYGYDAGTKEAIVTVKQTQDGRKMPPVFQLLTAIDVYLPGQDKPMRHEVMIDQRQQEIRLPAATAPALIVFDAERSTLAIWEDNKTEDQLAYQFQHAPLFLDRYQALNDLSDEYPSLETILQKALQDPFYGIRAMALNRLPEEISNTTTLALLAQLAQNDEHSEVRSTALTVLAQVGHDQAAAIAEKALTARPYNVVAAGLSSLYQLDPAAGLAAAEKLSSETNSLLVATIGGIYAESGDQKYLSFFDKNLENVDGFGAINFFESYGSFLLSDDKGTNIEKAVKRLKSIGTNMGQSPWARIASIKTLSELQDGLADNEMASQWLGAIDQAIEAIKTAETNPQLKGIYQQF; encoded by the coding sequence ATGAAATTTAAAATCCTCGGTATCAGCCTACTGAGCTTAATGATTGCGGCTTGTGGTGCTCCAAAAGTCGTAACGATGGAAGAACCGCTCCTGGAAGAGCGCCAATTAGATACGCTTTACGTGACGGCTCCGCCCATCACCGAAGATGAAAAAGATTATGAGCTCCCAGTTTATAATCAGAGTCACACCAGAACGGTGGACTTGCTGCATACGCAACTGAATCTCTCTTTCGACTGGGAAAAAGAAGAAGTTATAGGCAAGGCAAATTTGGTACTTACCCCCTACTTCTACCCAACCCAAACGGTTGTTCTAGATGCTAAAGGCTTCACTTTCAACAGTATCCAACTTGCTGACGGTACAGCACTGAATTATGAATACGATGACCGTAATGTCGCTATTCAATTGCCAACGGTCTATACCAAAAACGATACGATCCGTCTAGTGATCGACTATATTGCTCAGCCTCGTGCAGATGGAGGGAGCGACGCCATCACTTCCGACAAAGGATTGTTCTTTATTAATCCACGAGGAGAAGAAGGCGATAAACCTCAGCAAATTTGGACCCAGGGAGAAACCGAGAACAACTCGCGCTGGTTTCCTACAGTAGACAAACCCAATGAGCGTTGTACCCAGGAAATGTACCTCACGGTAGAAGACCGCTTCCTGACTTTATCAAACGGTCTGATGCTTTCTTCTACCAAAAACAATGACGGTACTCGCACCGATTATTGGAAAATGGATCAACCACACGCACCTTATTTGTTTATGATTGCTGTGGGTGAATTTGCCAAAATTGAGGATGCTCCTTATAAAGGTAAACCGGTCAATTATTATGTGGAACCAAAATTTGCGGAGCACGCAAAAGCCATTTACCCACATACGCCAGCTATGCTTGGCTTTTTCTCTCAAATCACAGGCGTGGAATACCCATGGTCAAAATATTCTCAGGTCATTGTTCGCGATTATGTCTCTGGGGCCATGGAAAACACCACCGGGGTCATCTTTGGAGACTTTATGCAACGTACTGAACGTGAGCTAATTGATGAGTTGATCAATGACAAAATTGTTGCTCACGAAATGTTCCACCACTGGTTTGGGGATTATGTGACTTGCGAAAGCTGGGCCAACCTCACCCTCAATGAAGGCTTTGCGAATTACAGTGAATACCTTTGGCTGGAACATCAATACGGTCGTGACGAAGCGGATCAGCATCTTTTGGAAGAGTGGGAAGGCTACCTTTCTTCTACCCGTCAGGGTATCCACCCGCTGATTCACTATGGCTACGATGACAAAGAGGACATGTTCGATGCCCATAGCTACAACAAAGGTGGCGCCATTTTGCACATGTTGCGTAAAGCCATTGGTGATGAAGCTTTCTTTGCCGGCTTCCAGCGCTACTTGCAAGACAATGCCTACTCCGCCGTTGAAGTAGACGAACTACGGATGGCTTTTGAAGATGTAACCGGGGAAGATCTCAACTGGTTTTTTGACCAATGGTACCTGAACCAGGGCCAGCCTAGCCTGAGCATTGATTACGGTTATGATGCGGGAACCAAAGAGGCGATTGTAACGGTGAAGCAAACCCAGGATGGCCGCAAGATGCCCCCGGTTTTCCAACTGCTTACTGCCATTGACGTCTACCTTCCTGGCCAGGATAAGCCAATGCGCCACGAGGTGATGATTGATCAGCGCCAACAGGAAATTCGCTTGCCTGCGGCCACTGCTCCGGCTTTAATCGTTTTCGATGCCGAACGGAGTACACTCGCCATTTGGGAAGACAATAAGACCGAAGACCAACTGGCTTATCAATTCCAGCACGCACCTTTATTCTTGGATCGCTACCAGGCTTTGAATGATTTGTCTGACGAATATCCTTCCCTCGAGACCATTCTACAAAAAGCATTGCAGGATCCATTTTATGGCATAAGAGCAATGGCATTGAACCGCTTGCCGGAAGAAATTTCTAATACAACCACGCTTGCCTTGCTCGCACAACTGGCTCAAAACGATGAGCACTCGGAGGTACGCTCCACCGCATTAACGGTGCTGGCACAAGTAGGCCATGACCAAGCGGCTGCGATTGCGGAAAAGGCATTAACTGCACGCCCTTATAATGTGGTAGCGGCCGGTTTATCCAGCCTTTACCAGCTTGATCCAGCGGCAGGTTTAGCTGCTGCTGAAAAGCTGAGTAGCGAAACCAACTCCTTATTAGTAGCCACCATTGGTGGTATTTATGCTGAATCTGGTGATCAAAAATACCTGTCCTTCTTCGACAAAAACCTGGAGAATGTGGATGGTTTTGGTGCAATCAACTTCTTCGAAAGCTACGGTAGTTTTCTTTTGTCTGACGATAAAGGAACCAATATTGAAAAAGCGGTTAAGCGCCTGAAAAGCATTGGTACCAATATGGGACAGTCGCCTTGGGCTAGAATTGCTTCGATCAAGACCCTCAGCGAACTGCAGGATGGATTGGCCGACAACGAAATGGCTTCACAGTGGCTAGGTGCTATCGACCAAGCTATTGAAGCTATCAAAACAGCGGAAACCAACCCTCAGCTAAAAGGAATCTACCAGCAGTTTTAA
- a CDS encoding alpha/beta fold hydrolase, giving the protein MAVAIALISYMEYQIIEEGKFRYLETKGGDQTIMLLHGLFGALSNFSGILDRFGKEYNVVVPMLPIFELPLRKVSLAGLVDHVADFVEMKGFDKVHLLGNSLGGHVSLLYALAHPEKVRTVSLTGSSGLFENSMGNSFPRRGDYEFIKVRTEGTFYDPKVATKELVDEVFDTVNDRNKAIRVIATAKSAVRHNLSDKLDQIKVPTLLIWGENDTITPPFVGEKFHELIPNSTLHFVEKCGHAPMMEHPVIFNNLLDNFLAQH; this is encoded by the coding sequence ATGGCAGTTGCCATTGCTTTAATCAGCTACATGGAATACCAAATTATCGAGGAAGGAAAGTTCCGCTATCTGGAAACCAAAGGTGGAGACCAGACCATCATGTTGTTGCACGGACTATTCGGTGCATTGAGTAATTTTTCGGGAATCCTTGACCGTTTCGGCAAGGAATACAATGTGGTGGTTCCAATGCTCCCGATTTTTGAGCTCCCCTTACGCAAAGTTTCACTGGCAGGGTTGGTGGATCACGTCGCCGATTTTGTAGAAATGAAAGGGTTTGACAAGGTTCACCTGTTGGGCAATTCACTGGGTGGCCACGTTTCCTTATTGTATGCACTTGCTCATCCCGAAAAAGTCAGGACCGTCAGCCTTACCGGTAGTTCTGGCCTCTTTGAAAATTCAATGGGAAATTCTTTCCCTCGCCGTGGCGACTATGAATTTATCAAAGTACGAACAGAAGGAACTTTTTACGACCCAAAAGTTGCTACCAAAGAATTGGTCGATGAGGTTTTTGATACCGTCAATGATCGCAACAAAGCCATCAGGGTTATCGCAACGGCTAAATCGGCAGTACGCCATAACCTGAGCGACAAACTGGATCAGATAAAAGTACCTACACTCCTGATTTGGGGAGAAAACGATACTATCACGCCTCCTTTTGTGGGCGAAAAATTCCACGAACTTATTCCTAATTCAACGCTTCATTTTGTTGAAAAATGTGGGCATGCACCAATGATGGAGCACCCGGTAATTTTTAACAATCTTCTGGATAACTTTTTAGCACAACATTAA
- a CDS encoding OmpA family protein, with amino-acid sequence MRFIFTALIFVMVAGSFQSCVSKKKFDELQAAKNATDQALAETQSQVKTLGEEKDALAAEMAAEKARLNGELNTLRTDMTAQIAQVNEKLNMTEAELKAIKDEINGMFAAYTDSGLTMEERDGRLYLVTDAPVNFRSSSSNLTRDQRNAIDAMAEKLKANPAIKVLVEGHTDNKKFAADAGTDNWDLSYARAKAVASRLIRKGVDASQITIAGHGDTMPVGDNATKEGRESNRRTALTPNPDLGGLMKAAGGN; translated from the coding sequence ATGCGTTTTATATTCACTGCGTTGATCTTCGTTATGGTAGCCGGTTCTTTCCAGTCTTGCGTATCAAAGAAGAAATTTGATGAATTGCAGGCAGCAAAGAATGCTACTGATCAGGCACTTGCAGAAACCCAGTCACAGGTGAAAACCTTAGGGGAAGAAAAAGATGCCTTGGCTGCCGAAATGGCTGCTGAAAAAGCTCGCTTGAATGGCGAACTTAATACCCTTCGTACCGACATGACTGCTCAGATTGCTCAGGTTAATGAAAAACTGAACATGACAGAAGCAGAATTGAAAGCCATCAAGGATGAAATTAATGGAATGTTTGCAGCTTACACGGATTCTGGCCTGACGATGGAAGAGCGCGATGGTCGCTTGTACCTCGTAACGGATGCTCCGGTAAACTTCCGTAGCAGTTCCTCTAACCTGACGCGCGATCAGCGTAATGCGATCGATGCTATGGCAGAGAAACTAAAAGCGAACCCTGCTATCAAAGTATTGGTAGAAGGACACACTGATAACAAGAAATTTGCTGCTGATGCTGGTACCGACAACTGGGACCTGAGCTACGCTCGTGCTAAAGCAGTTGCTAGCCGTTTGATCCGTAAGGGTGTAGACGCTTCACAAATTACTATTGCTGGTCATGGTGATACCATGCCTGTAGGTGATAATGCAACCAAAGAAGGTCGCGAAAGCAACCGTCGTACTGCTCTTACGCCTAACCCAGATTTGGGTGGTTTGATGAAAGCAGCTGGTGGCAACTAA
- the recJ gene encoding single-stranded-DNA-specific exonuclease RecJ, which yields MQTPVWLPVPYAPEKAGKLEQGLELDPVLCQLLVQREVEDIAAVEAFFKPAWELLHDPFLMKDMEKAVDRLDMAINRGEKILIYGDYDVDGTMSVSFLYQFLLDQGHREVDFYIPNRYTEGYGLSEEGINYAANSGVTLLITVDCGIRAQAPVDNARSRGMDVIICDHHLPGDEWPFATAVLDPKRPDCNYPNPNLSGCGVAFKLAQAMLRHWGKSDTELQALSDFVAISIASDVMPVVGENRILATYGLRQLNTTRKYGLQALLKVTSRRKPFRISDIVFGIGPIINASGRMADADLVVKLMLATTRAQAKEYAELLRERNELRREYDKTTADEAREDVEDDPNWEARKSLVLYQPHWHKGVIGIVAARLSTDFHRPTVVLTKSDDVLVGSARSAGNVDLFSAIESCEDLLLSFGGHTNAAGLSMKEEHWPEFVRRFEAAIETLMPEDGLQPKIKVAATLELAKITPDFYNVLRQFAPFGPANLNPVFVSTKVKAFGSIDLLKSEHVRLQVKQETGPVLHAIAFGRKEYFELFSQHEEFTIAYSIEENHWGGKKKLQLMIKDIDFTGEKWPHSAD from the coding sequence ATGCAAACCCCCGTTTGGCTGCCTGTACCTTATGCCCCGGAAAAAGCCGGTAAACTAGAGCAAGGACTGGAATTAGATCCGGTCTTATGCCAGTTGCTTGTACAAAGGGAAGTAGAGGATATAGCTGCGGTAGAAGCCTTCTTTAAGCCAGCCTGGGAACTGCTCCATGATCCTTTCTTGATGAAAGATATGGAGAAAGCCGTCGATCGCCTGGATATGGCCATCAACCGAGGAGAGAAAATCCTCATCTATGGCGATTACGATGTAGATGGCACGATGTCGGTTTCTTTTCTCTACCAATTTCTCCTCGATCAAGGCCACCGAGAAGTTGATTTTTATATCCCCAATCGGTATACTGAAGGTTATGGCCTTTCGGAAGAAGGGATAAATTATGCCGCCAATTCTGGCGTAACACTTCTTATCACCGTCGATTGCGGTATACGGGCCCAGGCGCCCGTAGACAACGCCCGGAGCCGGGGAATGGATGTCATCATCTGTGATCATCACCTGCCCGGCGATGAGTGGCCTTTTGCTACGGCTGTTCTTGATCCCAAACGACCAGATTGCAACTATCCCAATCCTAATTTGAGTGGTTGTGGCGTTGCTTTTAAGTTGGCCCAGGCGATGCTCCGCCACTGGGGTAAATCGGATACCGAATTACAAGCACTGAGTGATTTTGTGGCCATTAGTATTGCTAGTGATGTTATGCCGGTGGTGGGAGAAAATCGTATTCTTGCTACCTATGGCTTGCGCCAGCTAAATACCACTCGGAAGTACGGGTTGCAAGCACTCTTAAAAGTCACCAGCCGGCGCAAACCTTTTCGCATCAGTGATATTGTTTTTGGGATTGGCCCCATCATCAACGCTTCGGGGCGGATGGCGGATGCCGACCTGGTCGTAAAATTGATGCTAGCCACTACCCGAGCACAAGCCAAAGAGTATGCGGAGCTACTCCGTGAACGCAACGAGCTTCGCCGGGAATACGATAAAACCACCGCAGATGAGGCCCGCGAAGATGTAGAAGATGACCCTAATTGGGAAGCACGGAAAAGCCTGGTGCTCTATCAGCCCCACTGGCATAAAGGGGTAATCGGTATCGTCGCCGCCCGATTGTCAACCGATTTTCACCGCCCAACGGTGGTCCTGACCAAGTCTGATGATGTACTGGTAGGCTCCGCCCGTTCTGCGGGAAATGTCGATTTGTTTAGTGCGATTGAATCTTGCGAAGACCTTTTGCTTAGCTTTGGTGGCCACACCAATGCTGCGGGCTTGTCGATGAAAGAAGAACACTGGCCTGAATTTGTCCGACGCTTCGAAGCTGCCATCGAAACGCTGATGCCAGAAGATGGATTGCAACCTAAAATAAAAGTAGCTGCTACCCTTGAGTTGGCGAAGATAACGCCTGACTTTTATAATGTACTCAGGCAGTTTGCGCCCTTTGGCCCTGCTAATCTAAATCCTGTTTTCGTGAGTACAAAGGTCAAAGCCTTTGGTTCAATCGATTTACTAAAATCAGAACACGTACGCCTACAAGTGAAACAGGAAACCGGTCCAGTCCTGCACGCCATTGCTTTTGGTAGGAAGGAGTATTTTGAACTGTTTAGTCAGCACGAAGAATTTACCATCGCGTACTCGATAGAAGAAAATCATTGGGGAGGCAAAAAGAAGCTGCAATTGATGATCAAGGACATCGACTTTACGGGCGAAAAATGGCCGCATAGTGCCGATTAA